Proteins from a single region of Acidobacteriota bacterium:
- a CDS encoding zinc ABC transporter substrate-binding protein, with the protein MMKRLTFFGLLATLLLPSLAFAKKLIVVTSTTDLAALTQEVGGDRINVEAIARGYQDPHFVEAKPSFLLKLRNADLLVSVGLDLEIGWLPPLITQSGNGRIQRGANGYLDASQFAEILEIPQGTVTRAEGDVHPLGNPHYWLDPDNGRRLAKGIAGKLGELDPGDSSYFQQRVADFDKRLSEAEKRWDAQMLPYHGRKVVTYHRSWPNFAKHFGLDVVGYVEPRPGIPPTPSHTLDLINLMKRENVKVMLIEPYFDLKTPNSVASQTGAKVLVMTPSVGGEKGVEDYFKLFDYDLNLLKQAFDSTK; encoded by the coding sequence ATGATGAAAAGACTTACGTTTTTCGGATTACTGGCAACGCTACTGCTGCCGTCCCTTGCCTTTGCCAAGAAGCTCATTGTCGTCACCTCTACCACCGATCTGGCCGCTCTGACGCAGGAGGTCGGAGGTGATCGAATCAATGTGGAGGCGATCGCCAGGGGATATCAGGATCCGCATTTCGTCGAGGCCAAACCCAGCTTCCTGCTGAAATTGAGGAACGCCGACTTGCTCGTCAGTGTGGGTCTCGACTTGGAAATTGGCTGGCTGCCGCCATTGATCACGCAGTCCGGCAACGGGCGAATTCAGCGCGGAGCAAACGGATATCTCGACGCTTCTCAGTTCGCCGAGATCCTCGAAATTCCGCAAGGCACAGTAACGCGCGCCGAGGGTGACGTGCATCCTTTGGGCAATCCGCACTACTGGCTTGATCCGGACAATGGCAGACGCCTGGCAAAGGGAATCGCCGGAAAGCTCGGCGAACTCGATCCAGGAGATTCAAGTTACTTTCAGCAACGCGTTGCTGACTTCGACAAGCGTCTTTCCGAGGCGGAAAAGCGTTGGGACGCGCAAATGCTTCCCTATCACGGACGCAAAGTTGTGACTTATCACCGTTCCTGGCCAAATTTTGCCAAGCATTTTGGTCTCGATGTCGTCGGCTACGTTGAACCTCGCCCGGGCATTCCCCCTACACCTTCGCACACGCTCGATCTCATCAACCTTATGAAGCGCGAGAACGTTAAGGTCATGCTGATTGAACCTTATTTCGATCTGAAAACACCGAATAGTGTCGCAAGTCAAACCGGAGCCAAGGTGCTGGTAATGACGCCTTCTGTCGGCGGCGAGAAGGGCGTGGAAGACTACTTCAAGCTCTTCGACTACGATTTGAACCTGCTCAAGCAGGCATTTGATTCGACAAAATAA